The Nostoc sp. 'Lobaria pulmonaria (5183) cyanobiont' genome window below encodes:
- a CDS encoding TonB-dependent receptor domain-containing protein, which produces MLTVVQAVCNCLLPFMAGLNHQRVSFWAASKDSCVYITSPYWSDRLGNVPFNSASLWTTYQIQKGNLQGVGGGFGLVYVGDRTNGIPNEFTVPSYVRTDAALFYRGDRYFYRKNHVRFSRQVRQLHH; this is translated from the coding sequence ATGCTTACAGTGGTTCAAGCAGTTTGCAATTGCCTGCTCCCATTCATGGCGGGGCTTAATCATCAAAGGGTAAGCTTTTGGGCAGCGTCAAAAGACTCGTGCGTATATATTACCTCGCCCTACTGGAGCGATCGCTTGGGGAATGTGCCGTTTAATAGTGCGAGTCTTTGGACAACCTATCAAATTCAGAAAGGTAATTTGCAAGGGGTAGGTGGTGGATTTGGGTTGGTGTATGTCGGCGATCGCACAAATGGCATACCCAATGAATTCACTGTTCCTTCCTATGTTCGCACCGATGCAGCCTTGTTTTATCGAGGCGATCGCTACTTTTATCGTAAGAACCACGTAAGGTTTTCCCGTCAAGTGCGACAACTTCACCATTAG
- a CDS encoding HesA/MoeB/ThiF family protein, protein MNLTPSELERYHRQMMLPNFGEAGQKRLKSATVLVTGVGGLGGTSALYLAVAGVGRLILVRGGNLRLDDLNRQVLMTNDWVGKPRVLKAKETLQAINPDIQVEAVDDYVTKENVDFLVQSADIAVDCAHNFTERNLLNQACVRWQKPMVEAAMDGMEAYLTTIIPGVTPCLSCLFPEKPDWNQRGFSVIGAVSGTLACLSALEVIKLITKFSQPLLSQLLTIDLMRMEFAKRHSYRDPSCLVCGSSSCSENS, encoded by the coding sequence ATGAACTTAACACCCAGTGAGTTAGAACGCTATCACCGCCAAATGATGCTTCCCAATTTTGGAGAAGCAGGACAAAAGCGCTTGAAGTCTGCAACGGTTTTGGTTACAGGTGTAGGGGGATTAGGCGGGACATCAGCGCTTTATTTGGCAGTAGCGGGTGTTGGGCGGCTAATCCTAGTTCGGGGTGGTAACTTGCGGCTAGATGATCTCAATCGTCAGGTTCTGATGACAAATGATTGGGTAGGTAAGCCAAGAGTACTCAAAGCCAAAGAAACTCTACAAGCGATTAATCCTGATATTCAGGTGGAAGCAGTTGATGATTACGTTACAAAAGAGAATGTAGATTTTTTAGTGCAATCTGCTGATATAGCTGTTGATTGCGCCCACAATTTCACAGAGCGGAACTTGCTCAATCAGGCTTGCGTGCGCTGGCAAAAACCAATGGTAGAAGCTGCAATGGACGGAATGGAAGCTTACCTGACAACGATTATTCCTGGTGTCACTCCTTGTCTATCATGCTTGTTTCCAGAAAAGCCGGATTGGAATCAGCGTGGGTTCTCGGTTATCGGTGCTGTTTCTGGGACACTCGCTTGTCTTAGTGCATTAGAGGTAATAAAGCTGATTACTAAGTTTAGTCAACCCCTATTGTCACAACTGCTAACAATCGATTTGATGCGAATGGAATTTGCCAAACGACATTCTTATCGCGATCCTTCATGTCTGGTGTGTGGTAGTAGTTCTTGTTCGGAAAATTCGTAA
- a CDS encoding helix-turn-helix transcriptional regulator, which produces MILILPYPDYVKLLYQAEIVQNNDSLDNFDITRKYQFGQGYWRQIQLRDSISLEISNYQQPKSFILKLHERKHPLEFRFLILLESEFKNLEFKTAEYFLSGSGMASECAVLEPSVRIVEVAIHLHPNVFHSFAENTSGKLPKELQHLIRRWDQPTYERYGTQTPAMQIAVQQILQCPYQGFTKQIYLEGKVWELVAMLVEQELQINQGYFQINKLKPSDIDCIYNVREILLKHLDNPPSLIELARQVGLNDCTMKQGFKQVFGTTVFGYLHHCRMELAYKLLIERNMNVTEVARTVGYASLPSFSNAFRKKFGVSAKSCQR; this is translated from the coding sequence ATGATATTAATACTCCCGTATCCAGATTACGTAAAACTCTTATACCAAGCAGAAATAGTTCAGAATAATGATAGTTTAGATAATTTTGATATCACCAGAAAGTATCAATTTGGGCAAGGGTATTGGCGACAGATTCAGCTACGAGATAGCATATCTTTAGAAATTTCCAATTATCAGCAGCCAAAATCATTCATTTTAAAACTTCATGAGCGAAAGCATCCATTAGAATTTCGATTCCTTATTTTGTTAGAGAGCGAATTTAAAAACCTTGAGTTCAAGACAGCAGAATACTTTTTAAGTGGTAGTGGTATGGCATCTGAGTGCGCTGTATTAGAGCCATCAGTGCGGATAGTAGAAGTAGCTATTCACCTACATCCAAATGTGTTTCACAGCTTTGCAGAAAATACATCTGGTAAACTCCCAAAAGAATTACAACATCTAATTAGACGTTGGGATCAACCAACTTATGAACGCTATGGAACTCAAACTCCTGCAATGCAAATAGCAGTACAGCAAATTCTTCAATGTCCATATCAAGGCTTTACTAAACAAATTTATCTTGAAGGTAAGGTTTGGGAACTGGTAGCAATGCTAGTCGAGCAAGAGCTACAAATCAACCAAGGTTACTTCCAGATTAATAAACTCAAGCCATCAGATATTGACTGCATCTACAATGTTAGAGAAATTCTGTTAAAACATTTAGACAACCCACCATCTCTTATTGAACTAGCACGACAAGTAGGTTTAAATGATTGCACAATGAAGCAAGGCTTTAAGCAGGTTTTTGGGACTACAGTGTTTGGCTATCTGCATCACTGCCGAATGGAACTAGCTTATAAGCTGCTTATTGAAAGAAATATGAATGTCACAGAAGTAGCCAGAACAGTAGGTTATGCTAGCTTACCTTCATTTAGTAATGCTTTTCGCAAGAAGTTTGGGGTAAGTGCTAAGTCTTGTCAGAGATAA
- a CDS encoding TonB-dependent siderophore receptor, whose translation MLIKLQYPAVCWLISVVFLTLANPAYPEQPLVKKTLVRSGEVFQEIQTLNQLQLPKTDASYLWRVPRQNKFPELSQANTDVVLVTDVQVNSTDKGIELILVTANSLKLQVSPKTQGNSYIADIPNAKLQLRSGDFRQSKPGAGIALITVANLDANTLRVTVTGEMSAPAVELFDSTKEGLVFGVTPSTSSAQQPTTTPGQKPSTTEPEKPIELNVTAPPDTNYRVPDATTATKTDTPLRDVPASVQVIPQQVIEEQQPRNLIGILSNAGVVQNNFSSRIADTFSIRGFRARNVYRNGVKDRFADVAALSSSLTNIDRVEVVRGPNSVIYGQVNPGGIINIVTKKPLSQPYYALEVRRGAYELFEPSLDLSGPVTKDGSLSYRLNTSYRTTEDFTDFYNEKRFFVSPVVNWRIGKNTNLTFDSEYEDIQQSLGTGLEQIASATILPNPNGKIPINRFLGEPTDFYNRQLHRYNYNLEHRFNDNWSISNSFQAAFLTLDLRETSVTSLLEADNRTIERDLTTFPKPTEYEAYTLDTHVIGDFNTGSIKHKLLVGFDLFRQTRRTSVLRTAAAPLDVFNPVYGQPLGDTLGGVDVYFRDDALGFYLQDQVTLANNLKLLVGGRYDLVENEFANRIASTASVQSDSAFSPRVGIVYQPIAPVSLYASYSRSFEQVTGADKNDSLFKPQLGTQYEVGVKTDLFDNKLSATLALYQLTLTNILTTDPTDRDFEVQTGEQRSRGVELSVTGEILPGWNVIGFYGYTDARVTKDNDILVGNRRVEGVPAHVASLWTTYTFGTGSLKGFGGGIGFNYVGDNKPDNFDTYTIPSYFLTNAALYYRQNNFSIGLNLNNIFNVRYYEASFDYLQRIIPGRPYTAELTVKWEL comes from the coding sequence ATGCTTATCAAACTACAATATCCTGCTGTTTGCTGGTTAATATCTGTTGTTTTTCTAACTTTAGCCAATCCAGCATATCCTGAACAACCGTTAGTCAAAAAAACTTTAGTACGCTCAGGTGAAGTCTTCCAAGAAATTCAAACATTGAATCAGCTACAGCTTCCTAAAACTGATGCTTCATATTTATGGAGAGTACCCAGACAGAATAAATTTCCTGAACTTAGTCAAGCAAATACAGATGTAGTATTAGTTACGGATGTTCAGGTGAACTCTACTGATAAAGGCATAGAGTTAATTTTAGTCACAGCTAATTCTCTAAAGCTACAAGTTTCACCGAAAACTCAGGGTAATTCCTATATTGCAGATATCCCTAATGCCAAGTTGCAACTAAGAAGTGGGGATTTTAGACAATCAAAGCCAGGAGCCGGAATTGCATTAATTACAGTTGCAAATTTAGATGCGAACACATTGCGAGTAACGGTGACTGGGGAAATGAGTGCGCCTGCGGTGGAGTTGTTTGATAGTACAAAAGAAGGTTTAGTTTTTGGAGTGACCCCTAGTACTTCTAGTGCTCAACAGCCAACAACAACGCCAGGACAAAAACCATCTACAACAGAGCCAGAAAAGCCCATTGAGTTAAATGTGACTGCTCCACCAGATACAAATTATCGGGTACCAGATGCCACTACTGCAACGAAAACAGATACGCCATTACGTGATGTTCCTGCTTCGGTTCAGGTGATTCCTCAACAAGTTATCGAAGAGCAACAACCGCGTAACTTAATTGGGATACTCTCAAATGCTGGCGTCGTCCAAAATAATTTTTCATCTCGAATTGCAGACACTTTTTCTATTCGAGGTTTTAGAGCCAGAAACGTTTATAGAAACGGTGTCAAAGACCGCTTTGCAGATGTTGCTGCTTTATCAAGTTCGCTGACAAATATAGATAGAGTAGAAGTTGTTAGAGGGCCAAACTCTGTAATTTATGGTCAAGTCAATCCAGGTGGGATCATTAATATAGTTACTAAAAAGCCTTTGAGTCAACCTTACTATGCCTTAGAGGTAAGGCGTGGTGCTTATGAACTTTTTGAACCTTCACTTGACCTTTCTGGTCCTGTGACAAAAGATGGCAGTCTGTCGTATCGTTTAAACACTTCTTACAGAACCACAGAAGACTTTACTGATTTTTATAATGAAAAGCGTTTTTTCGTTTCGCCTGTTGTTAATTGGCGTATCGGGAAAAATACAAATCTAACTTTTGATTCCGAATATGAAGACATACAACAGTCGCTAGGTACTGGTTTGGAGCAGATTGCTAGTGCAACTATACTTCCTAACCCAAATGGCAAAATCCCTATTAACCGTTTTTTAGGGGAACCGACTGATTTCTATAACCGCCAGCTTCATAGATATAATTACAATCTAGAACATCGCTTTAACGATAACTGGTCTATTAGTAATTCATTTCAAGCTGCATTTTTAACCCTTGATTTACGTGAAACATCTGTTACCAGTCTACTGGAAGCAGACAACCGCACTATCGAAAGAGATCTGACTACTTTTCCAAAGCCAACAGAGTATGAAGCTTATACTTTAGATACTCATGTTATTGGTGATTTTAACACTGGTAGTATTAAACATAAACTTTTGGTGGGGTTTGACTTATTTAGACAAACCCGAAGAACTAGTGTACTTAGAACAGCTGCCGCCCCTCTTGATGTTTTTAACCCAGTGTATGGTCAACCACTAGGTGATACTCTTGGAGGAGTTGATGTCTACTTTAGAGATGATGCTTTAGGCTTTTATCTTCAAGACCAAGTGACACTTGCCAATAACCTCAAACTGCTTGTGGGTGGACGTTATGACTTAGTAGAGAATGAGTTTGCTAATCGGATTGCCTCAACCGCGAGTGTACAGTCTGATTCTGCCTTTAGTCCAAGGGTAGGCATAGTTTATCAACCCATAGCGCCTGTCTCACTCTACGCCAGCTACAGCCGCTCTTTTGAACAAGTAACGGGTGCAGATAAAAATGACAGCCTTTTTAAACCACAACTGGGTACTCAGTATGAAGTGGGCGTTAAGACTGATTTATTCGATAACAAACTCTCAGCAACACTTGCTTTATATCAACTGACACTAACTAACATTTTGACTACCGATCCAACCGATCGCGATTTTGAGGTACAAACAGGAGAACAAAGAAGTCGGGGAGTAGAACTGAGTGTCACCGGAGAGATTCTTCCCGGTTGGAATGTGATTGGCTTTTACGGTTATACAGATGCACGCGTTACCAAAGACAATGATATTCTAGTCGGGAATCGACGAGTAGAAGGAGTACCAGCTCATGTCGCTAGTTTGTGGACAACTTACACCTTTGGTACTGGCTCTCTCAAAGGTTTTGGAGGTGGAATTGGCTTTAACTACGTTGGAGATAATAAACCAGATAATTTTGATACATATACGATCCCAAGCTACTTTCTCACCAATGCAGCTCTGTACTATCGTCAGAATAACTTTAGCATTGGACTCAACTTGAATAACATATTTAATGTTCGATATTATGAAGCAAGCTTTGACTATCTCCAAAGAATTATTCCTGGTCGTCCGTATACAGCAGAGTTGACAGTGAAGTGGGAACTTTAA
- a CDS encoding ABC transporter substrate-binding protein — translation MRTTHWLAKCFVISLPLLGLLAVVVWLNGCFFFNYPKVSHNKSVSSLSQVRVVQHFMGKTIVPAHPQRVVVLSGSCLENALALGIKPIAASKSFVSQLQRLVGPLSGIEDVDWLSPSIEKVLFLKPDLILGMHFHQDIYPLLSHIAPTVLAPPGTTGAWKESFAFTASVLGKTKIAQQVMDNYYARLTQFKAKMGDRLNTTLVSVAELRTDALWLWAKASFSGVILKDAGVARPYSQTLDSQATLSLGGGPAAYALSEELLSELDGDILFLVSEDALGKRDLHPILEQLKAEPLWSKLKVVQQEKVHEVGFYWVQFGPLAANRMIDDLERYLVKQQ, via the coding sequence ATGAGAACAACTCATTGGTTAGCTAAGTGTTTTGTCATATCCCTGCCCCTTTTAGGATTGCTTGCTGTGGTAGTGTGGCTAAACGGTTGTTTCTTTTTTAATTACCCAAAAGTTAGCCATAACAAGAGTGTTTCTTCTTTAAGTCAGGTTCGAGTAGTTCAGCACTTTATGGGTAAGACAATAGTTCCTGCTCATCCTCAACGAGTTGTTGTACTTAGTGGTAGTTGTTTAGAAAATGCTTTGGCGTTGGGGATCAAACCTATAGCTGCCTCAAAGTCATTTGTCTCACAGTTGCAGCGATTAGTAGGCCCGCTATCAGGTATTGAAGATGTAGATTGGCTCTCTCCTAGTATCGAAAAAGTCTTGTTTCTCAAACCAGACCTAATTCTTGGTATGCATTTTCATCAAGATATTTATCCACTGTTATCACACATTGCACCCACTGTTTTGGCTCCTCCTGGAACCACTGGAGCTTGGAAAGAATCTTTTGCTTTCACAGCCAGTGTTCTGGGTAAAACTAAAATAGCCCAGCAGGTAATGGATAATTATTATGCACGTTTGACACAGTTTAAAGCAAAAATGGGTGATCGCCTGAACACAACTTTAGTCTCGGTTGCCGAATTGCGTACTGATGCACTTTGGCTGTGGGCGAAGGCAAGTTTTTCAGGAGTTATTCTTAAAGATGCAGGTGTTGCACGTCCTTACTCTCAAACTTTGGATAGTCAAGCAACCCTAAGTCTAGGGGGTGGCCCTGCTGCCTATGCTTTATCAGAGGAACTCCTGAGTGAGTTAGATGGGGATATTTTATTTCTAGTATCAGAAGACGCACTGGGCAAAAGGGATTTACACCCAATACTTGAGCAACTGAAAGCAGAACCGTTGTGGTCAAAGTTGAAAGTTGTCCAACAGGAAAAAGTTCATGAGGTGGGGTTTTATTGGGTTCAGTTTGGCCCCCTTGCAGCCAATCGGATGATAGACGATTTGGAGCGATATTTAGTTAAACAGCAATAA
- a CDS encoding 2OG-Fe(II) oxygenase, giving the protein MLNLSAISNATMQSIPYKWIVFENLLDTSVQSELANSFPTTNYKEYHARDFEPDGYPEYTYNDYRFFARCILDESKYKGLQDIKDLSLSWQKLIEQLLTPDYREAMEHLTNLDLKNHSLTIYLTRHDLGFWNRPHTDILRKHVTQLFYLNEGWNPEWGGCFRVLKDNQTTSVVKEVPPLPQYSVAIVRCDRSWHMVSPISLNATQHRLHLQTCFWLPES; this is encoded by the coding sequence ATGTTGAACTTGAGTGCAATTAGTAATGCAACTATGCAGTCAATTCCTTATAAATGGATTGTGTTTGAAAACTTGCTTGACACTTCAGTACAATCTGAATTAGCAAATAGTTTTCCTACTACAAACTATAAAGAATATCATGCTAGAGACTTTGAGCCAGATGGATACCCGGAATATACATATAATGACTACAGGTTTTTTGCACGCTGCATTCTGGATGAAAGTAAGTACAAAGGTCTACAAGATATCAAGGATCTGAGTCTTAGTTGGCAAAAATTGATTGAACAACTTCTCACTCCTGATTATCGAGAGGCGATGGAGCATCTGACTAATTTGGATTTGAAAAACCATTCACTAACAATTTATTTAACACGACATGATTTAGGGTTCTGGAACCGTCCTCATACAGATATCCTGCGTAAACATGTAACTCAACTTTTCTATTTAAATGAAGGATGGAACCCAGAGTGGGGAGGGTGTTTCCGAGTTCTCAAAGATAATCAGACTACATCTGTAGTTAAAGAAGTTCCACCATTGCCTCAATATTCAGTTGCTATTGTACGTTGCGATCGCTCTTGGCACATGGTTTCCCCTATTTCCTTGAATGCAACTCAACACCGTTTGCATCTACAGACTTGCTTTTGGCTACCAGAGTCTTAG
- the msrB gene encoding peptide-methionine (R)-S-oxide reductase MsrB, whose translation MTTSNSEFEIIKTEEEWGAILTPEQYEVMRQHGTERACTSPLDKQDTKGTYICAACSLPLFTSNTKFNSSTGWPSFFAPIEGAIGTSIDKSYNMTRTEVHCRRCGSHLGHVFGDGPPPTSQRYCMNGIALKFIPEAD comes from the coding sequence ATGACAACTTCAAATAGTGAATTTGAAATCATCAAAACTGAAGAAGAGTGGGGTGCAATTTTAACGCCAGAACAGTATGAAGTAATGCGTCAACATGGAACTGAACGCGCTTGTACTAGCCCACTTGATAAGCAAGATACTAAGGGTACTTATATATGTGCAGCTTGTAGTCTACCACTTTTTACATCTAATACTAAATTTAACAGTAGTACAGGCTGGCCCAGTTTTTTCGCTCCCATAGAAGGGGCAATTGGTACATCTATAGACAAATCATATAATATGACCAGAACTGAGGTGCATTGTCGTCGTTGTGGTAGTCATCTAGGTCATGTATTTGGCGACGGCCCTCCCCCTACTAGCCAACGCTACTGCATGAATGGGATTGCGCTCAAGTTTATTCCTGAGGCAGACTGA
- a CDS encoding DUF6972 family protein, giving the protein MSGIDRDITPDPRLSLIDRHLPNTPQVQRLLHREGRAHVFSDRETLELVIQAIIGGGERTGIDDEDDDYERYGLYFSEPIGYIIKADGSQTPLYYGEIKIVKTTGEYHAIPRTRPRRTS; this is encoded by the coding sequence ATGAGCGGAATTGACCGAGATATCACGCCAGATCCCCGACTAAGCCTAATTGATCGCCATTTGCCTAATACCCCTCAAGTCCAACGACTGCTGCACAGAGAAGGCAGAGCGCATGTATTTAGCGATCGTGAAACCCTAGAACTAGTGATACAAGCTATTATTGGAGGGGGAGAGCGAACTGGAATAGATGATGAAGACGACGATTACGAACGATATGGACTCTACTTTTCAGAGCCGATCGGTTACATAATTAAAGCAGATGGGAGCCAAACCCCACTTTACTACGGTGAGATCAAAATCGTGAAAACGACAGGTGAGTATCATGCAATCCCACGCACCAGACCTCGCAGAACAAGCTAA
- a CDS encoding PAS domain S-box protein, giving the protein MSKKWYRVQKLKAIFVLALAVVFTNAVVSYSNTVKLIHNQQWLTDSYKVITQIESIQFTLKDTEIAQRSYLITADADDLQTYLAAYQQTNSNIQILKNLTAKNHQKQQWIALLEPKITNRLNILQQEIYLSTNQGLEAVRQQILSDNDKQIGKEIQQLINDSLKAEQNLLQQGMQQSQANSQKAIVTFFIAAIVDLVLVALLYDLLWRYIRQLQQTELALRQSENRLRAIIDAEPECIQLIARDGTLLEINAEGLAMMEVESADILIGKPVDAVIVPEYKAAFADLHKNVCQGNKGTLEFEIVGFKGTRRYIETHAVPLRNESDHTFIHLALTRDITQQKQAEQKIREQGLLLDVSTDAILVRNIHNQILFWNKGAERLYGWKAEEVVGKNVLQLLYKEISPQLEDAYLRVMNTGEWQGELHQLTKEGKVIIVESRWTPIRDDNGQPKSILSVNTEITQQKQLEAQLLRSQRLESIGTLAGGIAHDLNNILSPILMSVQLLQKKLPDSQSQQILQTLENNVKRGANLLKQVLSFARGIEDKRTIVQIQLLMAEIEQIIAQTFPKSIICQIDIPKNLWYVRANITQLHQVLINLVINARDAMPNGGILRIAAENLVIGEHSAQINIDAKVGSYIAIVVTDTGMGMSSEVQQRIFEPFFTTKEVGKGTGLGLSTALGIIKNHGGFVNVYSQVGRGTQFTVYLPASTFKDTHSLSQQLESVIKDG; this is encoded by the coding sequence ATGAGCAAAAAATGGTATCGAGTCCAAAAGCTGAAAGCAATATTCGTCCTAGCATTGGCAGTTGTATTTACTAATGCTGTAGTCTCATATAGCAATACTGTGAAGCTGATTCACAACCAGCAATGGCTAACAGACTCCTATAAAGTTATTACCCAAATTGAAAGTATCCAATTTACACTCAAAGATACTGAAATTGCACAACGTAGTTATTTAATTACAGCAGATGCAGATGATTTACAGACTTATCTTGCAGCTTATCAACAAACTAATAGCAATATTCAGATTCTCAAAAATTTAACTGCCAAGAACCATCAAAAGCAGCAGTGGATTGCTTTGCTAGAGCCGAAAATTACCAACAGACTCAACATTTTACAACAAGAAATTTACCTCAGCACAAACCAGGGATTAGAAGCAGTTCGGCAGCAAATATTATCTGATAATGACAAGCAAATTGGCAAAGAGATTCAACAACTGATTAACGACTCTTTGAAGGCAGAGCAAAATTTATTACAGCAGGGAATGCAGCAGTCACAAGCAAATTCCCAAAAGGCGATAGTGACATTTTTTATCGCTGCAATTGTGGATTTGGTGCTGGTGGCGCTGCTGTATGATTTATTGTGGCGTTATATCAGGCAACTTCAGCAGACAGAACTGGCCCTACGCCAAAGCGAAAATCGTTTACGAGCCATAATAGATGCAGAACCAGAATGCATCCAGTTAATTGCTAGAGATGGCACCCTTTTAGAAATTAATGCAGAAGGGTTGGCAATGATGGAAGTGGAAAGTGCTGATATCTTGATTGGTAAACCAGTTGATGCCGTAATTGTGCCAGAGTATAAAGCCGCCTTTGCCGACTTGCATAAAAATGTCTGTCAAGGTAATAAGGGGACTTTGGAGTTTGAAATCGTGGGATTTAAAGGCACTCGCCGCTACATCGAAACTCATGCCGTACCATTGCGTAACGAATCTGATCACACGTTCATCCATTTGGCACTGACGCGAGATATAACCCAGCAAAAACAGGCAGAACAGAAAATTCGCGAACAAGGGTTGCTGTTAGATGTATCGACTGATGCGATTTTGGTGCGAAATATCCATAACCAAATCTTATTTTGGAATAAAGGTGCTGAACGTCTATACGGCTGGAAAGCTGAGGAAGTTGTGGGTAAGAATGTTTTACAACTTTTATATAAAGAGATTTCACCACAGTTAGAAGATGCTTACTTGAGGGTGATGAATACAGGTGAGTGGCAGGGTGAGTTGCATCAACTGACAAAGGAAGGCAAAGTAATTATTGTTGAAAGTCGGTGGACACCGATCCGAGATGATAATGGACAACCCAAATCCATTTTGAGTGTGAACACTGAGATTACGCAGCAGAAACAACTAGAAGCTCAACTTCTGCGATCGCAACGTTTGGAGAGTATCGGTACTCTAGCTGGCGGTATCGCTCACGACCTCAACAACATACTATCGCCAATTTTAATGTCAGTTCAACTGTTGCAGAAGAAATTGCCCGATTCGCAGAGTCAGCAAATACTGCAAACTTTAGAAAATAATGTCAAACGCGGTGCTAATTTGCTTAAACAAGTGTTATCTTTTGCACGGGGTATTGAAGATAAACGGACAATTGTGCAAATTCAGCTTTTGATGGCAGAGATTGAGCAAATTATCGCTCAAACATTTCCTAAATCTATTATTTGCCAGATAGATATCCCTAAAAATCTCTGGTACGTTCGTGCAAACATAACTCAACTACATCAGGTATTGATAAACTTGGTAATCAACGCCCGCGACGCTATGCCCAATGGCGGTATTCTTAGGATTGCGGCGGAAAATCTAGTGATTGGCGAACATTCTGCTCAGATAAATATTGATGCGAAAGTGGGTTCTTATATTGCGATCGTGGTGACGGATACTGGTATGGGGATGTCGTCAGAAGTCCAGCAAAGGATTTTTGAACCATTTTTCACTACCAAAGAAGTAGGCAAAGGTACAGGTTTAGGACTTTCTACAGCGTTGGGGATTATTAAGAATCACGGTGGTTTTGTCAATGTTTACAGTCAAGTAGGCAGAGGTACTCAATTTACAGTCTACTTACCTGCCTCAACATTCAAAGACACACATTCGCTATCTCAACAATTGGAATCAGTTATAAAAGATGGCTAA
- a CDS encoding RNA-guided endonuclease InsQ/TnpB family protein produces MKTLKFKLYQHKRNRYLKASINAAGVIYNYCIALHKRYYRMWGKHLNCAKLQAHIAKIRKRKEFWQSVGSQAVQDICQRIEKAYQLFFKYHKSCVRPPGFKKVKKYKSFTLKQTGYKFLGGNRLRIGNRVYQYWNSREIEGKIKTLTIKRTPLGELFVVIVVDSDDESKIKFTTGKTAGFDFGLKTFLTCSDGSKIESLQFFKQSLNCLKKANRHHSRKLKGSSNKERARKNLARAHEDIANRRTDWFWKLAHNLTNRFDVLCFETLNLKGMKRLWGRKVSDLALRDFLDILGWVAKKKGKQVVYIDQWYPSSKTCFCCGHVIDTLDLSVREWRCPSCQSVNGRDDNASKNIQTVGASMVGLGDFRRATPAIAV; encoded by the coding sequence ATGAAGACATTAAAGTTTAAGTTGTACCAACACAAGCGAAATAGATACCTCAAAGCTAGTATTAATGCCGCTGGGGTAATTTACAACTATTGTATTGCTCTCCACAAAAGATATTATCGGATGTGGGGAAAACACTTAAACTGTGCAAAACTTCAAGCTCATATTGCCAAGATACGCAAGCGTAAAGAGTTTTGGCAGTCGGTTGGTTCTCAGGCAGTGCAAGATATTTGCCAACGCATAGAGAAAGCCTACCAACTATTTTTTAAATACCATAAATCATGTGTTAGACCGCCAGGATTTAAGAAAGTCAAGAAGTATAAATCATTTACACTAAAGCAAACAGGGTACAAGTTTTTAGGTGGTAATCGCTTAAGAATTGGAAACAGGGTTTATCAATACTGGAACTCTAGAGAGATTGAGGGGAAAATCAAAACTTTGACCATTAAGCGCACACCACTTGGTGAATTGTTTGTGGTCATTGTCGTGGATAGTGATGATGAATCAAAAATCAAATTCACGACTGGTAAGACAGCGGGATTTGACTTTGGACTGAAGACATTCCTCACTTGTTCAGACGGTTCTAAGATTGAATCACTCCAATTCTTTAAACAATCACTCAATTGCTTAAAGAAAGCGAATCGGCATCACTCTAGAAAGTTAAAAGGTTCATCCAACAAAGAACGAGCAAGAAAAAACTTAGCACGCGCCCATGAAGACATAGCCAACCGCAGAACTGATTGGTTCTGGAAATTAGCGCATAACCTAACTAATAGATTTGATGTGCTGTGCTTTGAAACGCTAAACCTCAAGGGCATGAAGCGTCTTTGGGGAAGGAAAGTTAGTGATTTAGCGCTTCGAGATTTCCTAGATATTTTGGGTTGGGTGGCGAAGAAAAAAGGTAAACAAGTGGTCTATATTGACCAGTGGTATCCTTCTAGTAAAACTTGTTTCTGCTGCGGACATGTAATAGACACTTTGGATTTATCGGTCAGAGAGTGGCGTTGTCCATCATGTCAATCTGTGAATGGGCGCGATGACAACGCGTCTAAGAATATTCAAACCGTTGGGGCATCAATGGTTGGGTTAGGCGATTTCAGACGGGCTACGCCTGCAATCGCTGTCTGA